The DNA region GGGTCAATGTGTATGAACTCAGTGTCGAGGAGTTGAAGGTTTCTGAATATCTACGTTTTAAAGAAGAACTAGTTGATGGGGAGTGAGTGACATTTATATTTGCTGCTTAATGTTCGTCGTTTTCAGTTGCTAGATTGATTCTGTGATATTCATTTTCTTCACTTGCAATGTTCTTTAGGAAGGATGATCCCTATTTTCTTGAACTGGACTTTGAGCCGTTTAATGCATCATTTCCTCGTCCTACTCGATCTTCATCAATTGGCAACGGGGTTCAATTCCTCAATCGCCATCTTTCTTCAATCATGTTTCGGAACAAAGACTCTCTCGAGCCATTACTTGATTTCCTAAGGGTACACAAGCATAAAGGCCATGTAAGTTCTCACTGTCTTGCACTTATACCACCTCTCTGTTTCAGCTTGTATCAGCTTGTGGGATATTATGTTTAGCCAATAAATCCTGATTCTTTCTTGGGGATTGTATATCAATTGCATATTTATGCCTATCAAAAGAGTGGATTGGTTTACAAAAGTTCGTAACTGCCTAAGTGAATCAAAATAATGCTATCTGCATAGGTTTTGATGTTGAATGATCGGATAGGGAGGATCTCCCAGCTTGAGTCTGCTTTGGCGAAGGCTGAGGATTATGTTAACAAACTACCACCAGAAACACCTTATTCGGAGTTTGAATTCGCGTGAGTTTTGTTTACAATTTCAAGCAGGGACCTGCCTTTGAGAAGTTAGATTAATGTTATTTCATGCATTTTTGTTCCCTTGTGCAGATTGCAAGGATTAGGTTTCGAGAGAGGTTGGGGAGATACTGCTGAACTGGTTGTTGAGATGATGCATCTTCTCTCTGATATCCTTCAGGCTCCTGATCCTTCGACTCTGGAAAATTTTCTCGGCAGAATACCCATGGTGTTCAATGTTGTCATTTTATCGATACATGGATATTTTGGCCAAGCAAATGTCCTAGGTCTGCCTGACACAGGTGGTCAGGTAATAATCTCTGAATATGTTATTGGGTTAATAACTGATGAGTTTAATATAATACATCAGCTATATGAAGAGGCTCTCAGAGACAATGTTTCGTGGCATTATCTGGGATTAATGCAAATGAAAGTGTAACCTTAATTGATTGTTAAAAgagtaaaatggaaaaaaatacaTACTGTTGAGATGGTATCTAGAAAGAAAGCGAACCCAAAATGTATTCAAGTTTTCTAGTGTTGGTGTGGGTGGGTGTTTGACTGTTTGGTTATTACTTTGTACCTGtattcttattttattgttCTGCAGATTGTGTATATACTAGATCAAGTGCGGGCCTTGGAAACTGAGATGATCCAAAGGATTAAGAAGCAAGGACTGAATATTATACCTCGAATTCTAATTGTAAGTTCAAGTAATAACATTGCTTTTTCTGCTCGTTTATGTGATGCTTATGTTTTTCTATCTTTACCTACCTTTTCTTTTTCCAGGTTACTCGATTAATTCCCGATGCAAAAGGCACCTCGTGCAACCAGAGATTGGAGAAGATAAGTGGTTGTGAGTACTCTCATATTCTACGTGTTCCTTTTAGAACAGAGAATGGGATACTTCGCCAATGGATTTCGAGATTCGATGTCTGGCCTTATCTCGAGAAGTTTGCAGAGGTGGATGACATTTATTTCTAAATCACGTCTTGAAAATGGCTGTTGTGCTTCATGGTGGCATGACTGAATTGCTAAAAATTGTCTTTTTCTGCTGTTAGGATGCTGCAGGTGAAATTGCTGCTGAACTGCAAGGTGTACCAGATCTAATTATTGGCAACTATAGTGATGGAAATCTTGTAGCTTCGTTATTATCCCATAAGATGGGAGTCACAGAGGTGAAAACTGATGCTTGCATATTTCTTTACTTAAACAGAGTTGGTTGCTGTATATAACTGTTGTTCTTGGTTCTGTATCCAGTGTACCATTGCACATGCCTTGGAGAAAACTAAATATCCAGATTCTGACATATATTGGAAAAAGTACGAGGACAAATATCACTTCTCATGTCAGTTCACTGCTGATTTACTAGCCATGAATCATTCTGATTTTATTATCACCAGTACATACCAAGAAATTGCTGGAACGTAAGTAACATAATTTTGCTTATTGATGTCAATATTTGCACTGAACTTTAACTTGCATTATGGTTCTGTTTTGTGGGCATTTTGATGCTTTTACTCAATTCTTGTTCCTTTTATGGTCTCATGTCTTTGTGAAACTGCCACAGGCCTTGAGCAAATGCATACCTTGAGGTCTTTGTGCCATATACTCTGTTTtcagatttttaaaatattatattaccCATATGTCCTTGTAGATGCTGCAAGCCAACTAAATAATTATCATACAACCTGAACTTTGGTAGGTCTAGAAACTATACTACTTACTAATAGCATCTTTAAGCTGTTTAAGCACAGAAGAGCAACTAGTTTGCATCTCAAGTAATCATGACTGACAGCTGCTTTGGTTCCAGGAAGAACTCTGTTGGTCAATATGAGAGTCATACAGCTTTCACTCTCCCTGATCTGTATCGTGTTGTACACGGAATCGATGTTTTTGATCCTAAGTTCAATATAGTTTCTCCGGGAGCTGATGAGAGCATATACTTCCCCTACACCGAGGAGGCAAAACGACTCACTTCTTTCCATGAATCCCTTGAAAAGCTAATATATGATCCTGAACAAACTGATGAGCACATGTAAGTGGAATTTACATGATTGCAATTCCCACTTCAGATCTCTTGTTAGATTATTGTATTTACGATGAATACATTGTTTAGGAGGTAATCTACTTGTACACATGGTAGGCATAATCTACCATATATATAAGTGTATTGTGTAAACAAGAATTTTTGACTTTTTACTCTCATTCTCTATGAGCCAGTGGTACACTGAAAGATCCATCAAAGCCCATAATATTTTCAATGGCAAGGCTCGATCGAGTGAAAAACATCACAGGACTAGTGGAAATGTATGGTAAAAATCCGAAGCTTATGGAGTTGGCTAATCTTGTGGTGGTGGCTGGTTACAATGATGTAAAGAAATCAAATGATAGAGAAGAAATAGCAGAAATTGAGAAGATGCACGCCCTCATTAAGGAATACAACTTGGATGGCCATATAAGGTGGATATCATCACAGACAAATAGAGCCCGTAATGGGGAGCTCTACCGCTACATAGCTGACAAGAGAGGGATTTTTGTTCAGGTAAACACGTTTGCAACTAACTCATCTGCTATTACTTGCACTTCATTCTTGGTTAAAATATGTActcttttgtttcttgcttcagCCTGCATTCTATGAAGCATTTGGGCTAACAGTGGTCgaggctatgggttgtgccctCCCGACTTTTGCTACTTCCCATGGCGGTCCATTGGAAATCATCGAAGATGGTATATCTGGATTTCATATAGATCCGTACCATCCAGATAAAGCTGGAGCCCTGATGGCAGATTTCTTCCAAAAATGCAAAGAAGATCCTAACTACTGGGTGACTATATCAGAAGGAGGTCTTCGCAGGATTATGGAAAGGTATGGATTGTGAAATTCTGCACTTTCAGCATCCAGTGGAATTCAAATACGAGCATTCAAAATCACACTCCTGTTTTATGAAGGTATACGTGGAAGATCTACTCTGAGAGGCTGATGACCTTAGCTGGTGTGTACGGTTTCTGGAAATACGTCTCGAAACTTGAGAGGCTTGAAACTCGCCGGTACCTTGAGATGTTCTACATCCTCAAATTCCGCCCGCTGGTGAGATCCTCTTCCTTTACACTACGCAGTGTACACTGTTTTTGTTGCTCGTCGCGTGCCTATGTTTTTACCTGACATGTGAGATGATGTGTTCATCCATAGGTAAAATCGGTTCCTTTGGCTGTGGACGGTTCATCTTGAGATCTATTGAAAGTAAAGCTAAGGTTGTGCAAGAATAAGCAGCTATGTATGTATTGTTTTCCTCTACTGTGATCGAAGAGAATGGCCATTGCTGACCTAATGTTGCTCTGTAGAAAGTGTTGTTGGCATCTAATGTAAATTAAGTTATACTCCAATAAATAAGTGAGTTTCAACTGTGTAAATACAAATACTTTCAAAACTACTAATATCGTGTGCAataacattttatttcttcgactgccttttaattttttatgggAAGGTTACTATCTTATGTTGTCTAATTGAAATCAGTGTATATTGTGGAGATATTTAGAACATCTTCTGTGGTGGTCTATAATCTAAAATGGTGTTCTATAATCTATAATGGAGTAGTTAATTTGGTCCAATGGTATATTAACACTAATCTTATTTTAGGATTTTgggttttaattaaattaaatataaattattttttaatttttgtgagTAAAAGAAGTACTTCTAATGGATATAAACTACTATCTTGTGTAGGTGTAAAAGATTTAAGTGAAAATACTACTTCCTCGGTGTCAAAGAAGATGACTAATTCACGTGGCACATAATTTCATACAACTTTTAATCTCTATTTTGTAGGCTTCATCagtccaataatttattactactacgtCATGTAAGGGTGAGTAATTATTTAAAACAATTGGAAAGATAGTATTTCATAATAATCGTTTGAATAATAACAATATTAATAATACAACAAATCAATCTAATCCTACCCACAAAACCCCCTCAGAGTCAAGTCGTAGCCGTCAAATTCGGAAAAAACGGCACCCCCGTCGCCGGCAGCCACTGACTCCCCTGAATAAAATTGGCGACCGTAAACTGTGCCGCCTCAGCAGAGCTATTAATAACCCGGTAACCCGCCCACGTGACCCGGTCCGTGGTATTCGAGCCGGGGCCCCGGTTCATATACTCCCCATAATAAAGCGTACCAAGCGCGAAATCCCCATCCCACTCGAGCCACCCTCGCCGGTTCACCACACTCTCCATGTTACAATACATGAAAACCGTCCTCGAATACTGCTTCCACGGCCGCCCGAGGTAGGTCGTGAAGTTGCCCAAAACGGGGAGGaggtcggcggcggcggcggccttCGAGTTGAGCACGGAAATGCCGGTATTCTGGTTGGGATCCTCGCGGCCCTGGGCGGTGAAGATGTTGCGCTGGTTCGGGTCGGGGCGGCGGGCGTAGAGGTTGCAGTTCTGGAGGACGACGGCGGCGTTGCCGAAGATGAAGTCGACGGTGCCGTAGACGTCGCAGTCGCGGTAGAACTGGCGGAGGGAATGGACGTAGAGGGTGTCTTGGTACGCGATGAAGCTGCATTGGTAGAAGGCCGAGAAGTCGGCCCCGCTGCGGAGGGCCACGGCTTGGTGCTTGCTGGGGCCCGCGTAGTTCTCGAAGCTGATGCCCTTCGCGATGAACCCGTTGCCCACCACGGCTGTCCAACATTCGAATTCGAATTCATGATTGAGTTTTCGTGACAAATAACTATAGACTCCTACTACTTAACTGTATCTACAAGCAAATAATTTTGTACTAGCACTAAACTCTTTCTAACCCTAGTAGTGAATTATTCATATTACctaacaaaaaatgaaattaaatgatagtaGTAAAACATTATTTTATATTCTGACTGGGTGGAATAAACCACAGTTAAATTACAAgacataaaattgaaattgaaaaaaagaaatttgaaataaaatagaatatgtTAATAGTTGTGCTATTCACGAAGCTAAATTGTCCCACGCAGCCCATGACTTTTAAAAGGTTTCCTACACTCTTACTACTTTCATATATAGATATTTGtgtatattataaatattaaagttTCCATCGTTGTCAATATAGACCAACAAAGAGGAAAAAGGGGAAAATGTTGGGTTCACCACTGCTAATATTGGAGAAAAAGAAGACCAACAATGGATAATGGTCCATGCACTTTAAAAAATTTCCAAGTGTAATGCACTACTTTATACTATCGTCTTGGAACGTCGGTGCATGGTGTAACTATTAAGTACTACTAAGATTAATAGCTAAATAAAAAGAACTAAGTAAATATTAGGTGTACATAGCATTTAGTGAAACGAAGAAAATATGGTTGGCTTTTCTACATGAGCTGTCTCTACAAATCGAACaacttaaattattaaaatacattCTCCCTTTTTCATTTCAGGCTATGTCCAATCACTATTTATTTAGACCACCGACGGCGGATGTGGCATTATGTGATAATTGCATCACACTATATTTTCAATCATGTTTTCTTGGGACCCTATTTTGAAGAAGACGTGTTTTTagataatcaaaataaatttacatCATTAATTTTCTACCTAGACATAATTAAACCAAGACAAAGTTATATCGAAATTAATCTGgttatttatcaaataaaatcatCATTAAAATTGGTTATCATGGGACTAATTAACAATGGATTATTGAAGAATTTCAAGGGAGTGTGACAAAAAACGAACCacattcaaattaattaatttatgagtACATTACCTAGACCTAGATTTCAAATTTACATGGGTGATTTCCCTTGatgaatttaattattgttgacaccaaattattttgtTAGGTTATTGTTAATCGTCTCGGAACCAAATTATTGAATCcacatatttttgaaaattattcaTAAATGTCCTCCTCACATTTAGatttttatacataaatcaCCAACCAACCAAAATCCTCTATTCACGACAAACGGCATGGATAAATTTAATCATTAATGACCAATGTGACATTCCAACATTCCAATTTCGCTAGCTCATATCTCAACCCGTGATAAATCATAAGTACTCCACTTTTTAATCATGTTAAATATTAATATGTGTAATAATTACCTAAATCAGACAAAAACCCTAGAGATTATTCGATTCAGTAATCTTGGACCCCCATTTCACCTACTTCACTCAATTATCTTTAAAAAGAGTTGTAGAATTATTTACTTACTGCTATCTTGGTAGTCCTTCATTAAAGTTACTAGTTAAGACAAATTTTACTGCAATGGTTTCCAAAGATTAAGCTAATGCATGCAAAGAGGGGGCCCACACCGCATACATGCAGATTCGAATCTaattagtaaattaaataaacagtAAGTGCAGAAACCGCACAGAAGCAATTGATTAACTGAAGTAGTAGAGTACTACTCACcaactgtagacgatcggaaaGTCGTCCATCCGTCGACAACGCTCCGGTTCCCTTTGATCCACGTTTTCCCAATTCCATCCCCCAAAAACATGATGTTCATCTTCCTCCTCTCCAGCTCCACATACTCGAAATACGCCCCCGCTTTGATGTAAATCACAAATCTCGTGTCGCTATTGTTcggcgccgccgccaccgctTCATTCACGGTGGTGAAATTGCCGCTTCCGTCCTTCGCCACCACCACATCGAACCTCGTCTCGTTCGCCGCCGCCTGCAGCAGCCTCCGATCCGATCTACTCAGCCACGCCGGAAATCCGCCCCGCATTCTCCCGTACTCGGCGAAATGCTCCTCCTCCGAATTCACCAATTTCCtgccttttttcttcttcagcTTCTGCACCATCGCCAGCGAATTGCTGAAATGGCGCGAGATGCGGCGGAGGCGCCCCTCGATGAAGCGGCGCGTGTTGTTCTTTCCGTACGCAAATCCGTCGAGGCAGGTGTTCTGATTCGTCATCGCGCCGCTGAGGAGCGTCTGCAGATCGGCGTAGTGCTTCTCCGGCAATGCGTCGCCGGAGGAGGAGAGGTCGGAGAGGACTTTTCCGAGCTCGGCGACGGTGTCGGCGAAGAGCTCGAGGCAGTCCTCGAGGGCGTGGAGCTCGAGCGGCTCCAGCCTCTTCAGCAGCTTGCGGCGGAGGCTGCTGCAGTTGGAGGCGGAGTCGCGGACCTCCTTCATCGTCACGTTGATCGTGTGCGATATCACCTCCGGCAGCGTCTTCCGCCGCAGCTCCGGCAGGGCGGCGACGGTGGAGACGCAGAGGTCCTGGTACATTGCGCCGTCGCAGGCCGACGAGGCGGCGAGTAGTTGGACGTGTTTGTGAATATGG from Salvia splendens isolate huo1 chromosome 9, SspV2, whole genome shotgun sequence includes:
- the LOC121748810 gene encoding sucrose synthase 4-like, with protein sequence MGKPRLQKLPSMRERVEDTLSAHRNELVALLSRYVAQGKSILQPHHLIDELENICVDSAKETLSDGPFSEVLKSAQEAIVLPPFVAIAIRPRPGVWEFVRVNVYELSVEELKVSEYLRFKEELVDGEKDDPYFLELDFEPFNASFPRPTRSSSIGNGVQFLNRHLSSIMFRNKDSLEPLLDFLRVHKHKGHVLMLNDRIGRISQLESALAKAEDYVNKLPPETPYSEFEFALQGLGFERGWGDTAELVVEMMHLLSDILQAPDPSTLENFLGRIPMVFNVVILSIHGYFGQANVLGLPDTGGQIVYILDQVRALETEMIQRIKKQGLNIIPRILIVTRLIPDAKGTSCNQRLEKISGCEYSHILRVPFRTENGILRQWISRFDVWPYLEKFAEDAAGEIAAELQGVPDLIIGNYSDGNLVASLLSHKMGVTECTIAHALEKTKYPDSDIYWKKYEDKYHFSCQFTADLLAMNHSDFIITSTYQEIAGTKNSVGQYESHTAFTLPDLYRVVHGIDVFDPKFNIVSPGADESIYFPYTEEAKRLTSFHESLEKLIYDPEQTDEHIGTLKDPSKPIIFSMARLDRVKNITGLVEMYGKNPKLMELANLVVVAGYNDVKKSNDREEIAEIEKMHALIKEYNLDGHIRWISSQTNRARNGELYRYIADKRGIFVQPAFYEAFGLTVVEAMGCALPTFATSHGGPLEIIEDGISGFHIDPYHPDKAGALMADFFQKCKEDPNYWVTISEGGLRRIMERYTWKIYSERLMTLAGVYGFWKYVSKLERLETRRYLEMFYILKFRPLVKSVPLAVDGSS
- the LOC121746632 gene encoding pectinesterase-like, with translation MSKLALSIFSLASLILTLTLTLFSLNFNPKFLQNAPRKIHIHKHVQLLAASSACDGAMYQDLCVSTVAALPELRRKTLPEVISHTINVTMKEVRDSASNCSSLRRKLLKRLEPLELHALEDCLELFADTVAELGKVLSDLSSSGDALPEKHYADLQTLLSGAMTNQNTCLDGFAYGKNNTRRFIEGRLRRISRHFSNSLAMVQKLKKKKGRKLVNSEEEHFAEYGRMRGGFPAWLSRSDRRLLQAAANETRFDVVVAKDGSGNFTTVNEAVAAAPNNSDTRFVIYIKAGAYFEYVELERRKMNIMFLGDGIGKTWIKGNRSVVDGWTTFRSSTVAVVGNGFIAKGISFENYAGPSKHQAVALRSGADFSAFYQCSFIAYQDTLYVHSLRQFYRDCDVYGTVDFIFGNAAVVLQNCNLYARRPDPNQRNIFTAQGREDPNQNTGISVLNSKAAAAADLLPVLGNFTTYLGRPWKQYSRTVFMYCNMESVVNRRGWLEWDGDFALGTLYYGEYMNRGPGSNTTDRVTWAGYRVINSSAEAAQFTVANFIQGSQWLPATGVPFFPNLTATT